One stretch of Planctomycetaceae bacterium DNA includes these proteins:
- a CDS encoding O-acetylhomoserine aminocarboxypropyltransferase/cysteine synthase — MTDSANYRLGTKALHAGQEPDPATLSRAVPIYATSSYLFKSTDHAAALFGLQEFGNIYTRLMNPTNDVLEKRLAALDGGVGGLAFASGMAAITAAVLTITHSGQNFIASTSLYGGTWTLFSQTLKNLGVEVRFFDPDKPELIRKLADANTRCVYLESIGNPKNDVPDLAGICSTAHSLGLPVIVDNTVTTPVLLRPIEHGADIVVYSTTKFIGGHGVHVGGAIVDSGRFRWADDPKRWPEFCAPDPSYHGMVFAEALAPMGNIAYIIHIRTHWLRDTGACMSPFAAFLFLMGLETLHLRMPRHCQNAQTLAQWLEKHPAVEKVTYAGLPSSPYHANARRYLPGGAGAIVGFDIKGGKDAGVKFINAVKLASHLANIGDAKTLVIHPASTTHQQLSEDEQRAAGVTPSYIRMSVGIEDVEDIREDLDQALKASQV; from the coding sequence GACTGATTCCGCCAACTACCGCCTTGGCACCAAGGCCCTTCACGCTGGGCAGGAGCCCGATCCGGCCACGCTCTCGCGAGCCGTGCCCATCTACGCCACCAGCAGCTATCTGTTCAAGAGCACCGACCATGCGGCCGCGCTGTTTGGGCTGCAGGAATTCGGCAACATCTACACCCGCCTGATGAACCCCACCAACGACGTGCTGGAGAAGCGCCTGGCCGCCCTCGACGGCGGCGTCGGCGGCCTGGCGTTCGCCAGCGGGATGGCCGCCATCACGGCCGCGGTGCTGACCATCACGCACTCGGGGCAGAACTTCATCGCCTCGACGAGCCTCTACGGCGGGACGTGGACGCTGTTCTCGCAGACGCTCAAGAACCTGGGCGTCGAGGTGCGGTTCTTCGACCCGGACAAGCCCGAGCTGATCCGCAAACTGGCCGACGCCAACACGCGCTGCGTGTACCTCGAGTCGATCGGAAACCCCAAGAACGACGTGCCGGACCTGGCGGGAATCTGCTCGACCGCCCACAGCCTGGGCCTGCCGGTCATCGTCGACAACACCGTCACCACGCCGGTGCTGCTGCGCCCCATCGAGCACGGGGCCGATATCGTCGTGTACTCGACGACCAAGTTCATCGGCGGACACGGCGTACATGTCGGCGGGGCCATCGTCGACAGCGGGCGATTCCGCTGGGCGGACGACCCCAAGCGCTGGCCGGAGTTCTGCGCGCCGGACCCGTCGTATCACGGCATGGTCTTTGCCGAGGCGCTGGCGCCCATGGGCAACATCGCCTATATCATCCACATTCGCACCCACTGGCTGCGCGACACCGGGGCGTGCATGAGCCCCTTCGCCGCGTTTCTGTTCCTGATGGGCCTGGAGACGCTGCACCTGCGCATGCCCAGACACTGCCAGAACGCCCAGACGCTGGCCCAGTGGCTCGAGAAGCACCCCGCCGTCGAAAAGGTGACCTACGCGGGCCTGCCCAGCAGCCCCTATCACGCCAACGCGCGGCGGTACCTGCCCGGCGGGGCCGGCGCGATCGTCGGCTTCGATATCAAGGGCGGCAAAGACGCCGGCGTCAAGTTCATCAACGCCGTAAAGCTCGCCAGCCACCTGGCCAACATCGGCGACGCCAAGACACTGGTGATTCACCCGGCCTCGACGACGCACCAGCAGCTCAGCGAAGACGAGCAACGCGCCGCCGGCGTGACGCCTTCGTACATCCGCATGAGCGTGGGCATCGAAGATGTCGAAGACATCCGCGAAGACCTCGACCAGGCCCTCAAGGCCTCGCAGGTTTGA
- a CDS encoding homoserine O-acetyltransferase → MTESFQSSDSIRGVGPLRHARRAVFDQPLTLERGGRLEQIEVVYETYGRLNAAADNAVWICHALSGDSHVARHDEGDDAGWWDLAGFVGPGCPIDTDRYFVICPNILGGCRGTTGPGSLNPATGKPYGPAFPTITIGDMVEVNRRLMNHLGIRKLLAVIGGSMGGHQVLQWAARYGDEMAGVIPLASSARLSSQALAFDVVARNAILRDPHFFGGEYYDKIAGPSVGLAIARMIGHITYLSREAMQEKFESDRLAPRDVAIEFEKEFSVGTYLGYQGSKFVERFDANSYIALSMAMDLFDLGATPERLAEVFRRSSARWLVVSFSSDWLFSPAESQHIVNALIKAQRAVSYCNVASTCGHDAFLLDNEVRVYGELVRAFLGDLSGDAHDDGPGDADDAGGISHTNIFSPSRPQRLDYSLIASLIEPGASVLDLGCGSGGLLTQLRLRGHQVLHGIEIDEQEIIACVRRGLSVMHADLNNGLRSFGDGQFDCVVLSQTLQAIKDVEQVVADMLRVGRRCVVSFPNFGYRKLREMLYHEGRAPRSEGLLRYTWYNTPNIRFLTLDDFEAFCSDKGITIHRRVALDTEKAKEITLDPNRNADLAIFVLSR, encoded by the coding sequence ATGACCGAAAGTTTCCAAAGTTCGGATTCGATTCGCGGGGTTGGGCCGCTGCGCCATGCGCGGCGGGCGGTGTTCGATCAGCCGCTGACGCTGGAACGCGGCGGGCGGCTCGAGCAGATCGAAGTCGTCTACGAAACGTACGGCCGCCTCAACGCCGCAGCCGACAACGCGGTCTGGATCTGCCACGCCCTGTCGGGCGATTCGCACGTGGCGCGCCACGACGAAGGCGACGATGCGGGCTGGTGGGACCTGGCGGGTTTCGTCGGGCCCGGCTGCCCGATCGACACCGACCGCTATTTCGTGATCTGCCCCAATATCCTGGGCGGCTGCCGCGGAACGACCGGGCCGGGAAGCCTCAATCCCGCAACGGGCAAACCGTATGGACCGGCGTTCCCGACGATCACCATCGGCGACATGGTCGAAGTGAACCGGCGCCTCATGAACCACCTGGGCATCCGCAAGCTCCTTGCCGTCATCGGCGGCTCGATGGGCGGCCACCAGGTGCTCCAGTGGGCCGCGCGGTACGGCGACGAGATGGCCGGCGTGATTCCGCTGGCGTCGTCGGCGCGGTTGAGCAGCCAGGCGCTGGCGTTCGACGTGGTCGCCCGCAACGCGATTTTGCGCGACCCGCACTTTTTCGGCGGCGAATACTACGACAAGATCGCCGGTCCCAGCGTCGGCCTGGCGATTGCCCGCATGATCGGGCACATCACGTACCTCTCGCGCGAGGCGATGCAGGAGAAGTTCGAGAGCGACCGCCTGGCCCCGCGCGACGTGGCCATCGAGTTTGAAAAAGAGTTCTCCGTCGGCACGTACCTGGGCTACCAGGGCAGCAAGTTCGTCGAGCGGTTCGACGCCAACAGCTACATCGCCCTGTCGATGGCGATGGACCTGTTCGACCTGGGCGCCACGCCCGAGCGCCTGGCGGAGGTCTTCCGTCGCAGCAGTGCGCGATGGCTGGTCGTCAGCTTCAGCAGCGACTGGCTGTTCAGCCCCGCCGAGTCGCAGCACATTGTCAACGCGCTGATCAAGGCCCAGCGCGCGGTCTCGTACTGCAACGTCGCAAGCACCTGCGGGCATGACGCCTTCCTGCTCGACAACGAGGTGCGCGTCTACGGCGAGCTGGTGCGGGCATTCCTGGGCGACCTCAGCGGCGACGCCCACGACGACGGACCCGGCGACGCCGACGACGCCGGGGGCATCAGCCATACGAATATCTTCAGCCCCAGCCGACCCCAGCGGCTGGACTACAGCCTCATCGCCAGCCTCATCGAGCCCGGCGCCAGCGTGCTGGACCTGGGCTGCGGCAGCGGCGGGCTCTTGACGCAGCTTCGCCTTCGCGGCCACCAGGTGCTGCACGGCATTGAGATCGACGAGCAGGAGATCATCGCGTGCGTGCGTCGCGGGCTGAGCGTCATGCACGCCGACCTGAACAACGGCCTGCGGTCGTTCGGCGACGGGCAGTTCGACTGCGTGGTGCTCTCGCAGACGCTGCAGGCGATCAAGGACGTCGAGCAGGTGGTGGCCGACATGCTGCGGGTGGGGCGGCGATGCGTGGTGAGCTTCCCCAACTTCGGTTATCGCAAGCTGCGGGAGATGCTTTACCACGAGGGGCGGGCGCCGCGCAGCGAAGGGCTCCTGCGCTACACGTGGTACAACACGCCCAACATCCGCTTCCTGACGCTGGACGACTTCGAAGCCTTCTGCAGCGACAAGGGCATCACCATCCACCGCCGCGTGGCGCTGGACACCGAAAAGGCAAAAGAGATCACGCTGGACCCCAATCGAAACGCCGACCTGGCGATCTTCGTGCTCAGCCGGTAG
- a CDS encoding alcohol dehydrogenase catalytic domain-containing protein, which yields MRALVYDVKPAGWAACWALRKVWRGCQLTPLNGLSLREMNVPDLPTGQWVRVSTRLAGICGTDCAILAQKQVPDSILQAFSSMPFVLGHENVSVVEAVGAEVAGEWVGRRVCVDPGLSCPVRGIDPPCGACAAGHFGACENFGADGQGESRLPPGTSVGYNRATGGAFAESFVAHVSQLVPVPDSLSDEQAVLTDPLACSLHAVLRSDRLASARRVLVYGAGMLGLGVITSLRAMDYGGEIHVIVRRPSQAKMAMAMGASRCLQLPADRRGRYQAIAEATGASIHRVRFDNCTLTGGYDVVFECVTSAASLTESLRWTRSRGEVIYLGTGRAAGADLTALWFQELDVRGAYGRQIERLGSRQIATYPLVHELMAGGRLKTEGLLTHTFELGDYRRALATAMHMRGPGAIRVAFDFRKQ from the coding sequence ATGCGTGCGCTGGTGTACGACGTAAAACCCGCGGGGTGGGCGGCCTGCTGGGCCTTGCGAAAGGTCTGGCGCGGTTGCCAGTTGACGCCCCTGAACGGGCTGTCGCTGCGCGAGATGAACGTGCCGGATCTTCCGACGGGGCAGTGGGTGCGCGTCTCGACCCGCCTGGCGGGAATCTGCGGAACCGACTGCGCCATCCTCGCTCAGAAGCAGGTTCCCGACTCGATTCTGCAGGCGTTCAGCTCAATGCCTTTCGTTCTTGGGCATGAAAACGTCTCGGTCGTCGAGGCGGTGGGGGCCGAAGTCGCCGGCGAGTGGGTGGGGCGGCGCGTCTGCGTGGATCCCGGTCTGAGCTGCCCCGTGCGCGGGATCGACCCGCCGTGCGGGGCGTGCGCGGCGGGGCATTTCGGCGCGTGCGAGAACTTCGGCGCCGACGGCCAGGGCGAGTCTCGTCTGCCGCCGGGCACCAGTGTGGGGTACAACCGCGCCACCGGCGGGGCGTTTGCCGAATCGTTCGTGGCTCACGTCAGCCAACTCGTGCCGGTGCCGGACAGCCTGAGCGACGAACAGGCGGTGCTGACCGATCCTCTGGCCTGCAGCCTTCACGCGGTGCTGCGATCGGATCGGCTTGCCTCAGCGCGGCGGGTGCTGGTGTATGGGGCGGGTATGCTGGGCCTGGGCGTGATCACGTCGCTGCGGGCGATGGATTATGGCGGCGAGATCCACGTTATCGTGCGCCGTCCCAGCCAGGCGAAGATGGCCATGGCGATGGGGGCCTCGCGATGCCTGCAACTGCCCGCTGATCGCCGGGGGCGGTACCAGGCAATCGCCGAGGCAACCGGCGCGAGCATCCATCGCGTCCGATTCGACAACTGCACTCTGACGGGCGGGTATGACGTGGTCTTCGAATGCGTCACCAGCGCCGCCAGCCTGACTGAGTCGCTGCGATGGACGCGAAGCCGCGGCGAGGTGATCTATCTCGGAACTGGACGCGCCGCCGGCGCCGACTTGACCGCCTTGTGGTTCCAGGAACTCGACGTGCGGGGCGCGTACGGCCGGCAGATTGAACGCCTCGGCTCGCGGCAGATCGCGACGTATCCGCTGGTTCATGAGTTGATGGCCGGCGGGCGGCTCAAAACCGAGGGGCTTCTGACGCATACGTTCGAGCTGGGCGATTACCGCCGCGCACTGGCCACGGCAATGCATATGCGCGGGCCCGGCGCCATCAGAGTAGCTTTCGATTTCCGCAAGCAATAG
- the purE gene encoding 5-(carboxyamino)imidazole ribonucleotide mutase, whose translation MAAKGKAIVGVVMGSDSDLETMKRCLAQLKELGVAYEVRIVSAHRTPEEAHQYAATAASRGLKIIIAAAGMSAALAGVMAASTTLPVIGVPMDSGSLNGLDAALSTMQMPPGVPVGCMAIGAAGATNAAVYAAAILALGDKALARRLAQFKRSQRDKVLRKNEQVQSTL comes from the coding sequence ATGGCCGCCAAAGGGAAAGCGATCGTGGGCGTGGTGATGGGCAGCGACAGCGATCTGGAGACGATGAAGCGCTGCCTGGCCCAACTGAAGGAACTGGGCGTGGCGTACGAGGTGCGGATCGTCTCGGCGCATCGGACGCCCGAAGAAGCCCACCAGTACGCCGCGACGGCAGCGTCGCGCGGGCTCAAGATCATCATTGCCGCGGCGGGCATGAGCGCCGCCCTGGCCGGCGTGATGGCCGCAAGCACCACCCTTCCGGTAATCGGCGTGCCCATGGACAGCGGATCGCTCAACGGGCTCGACGCGGCCTTGAGCACCATGCAGATGCCCCCGGGGGTCCCGGTTGGCTGCATGGCTATCGGCGCCGCCGGGGCGACCAACGCGGCTGTCTACGCCGCCGCCATCCTGGCGCTGGGCGACAAGGCCCTGGCCCGCAGGCTCGCTCAATTCAAGCGGAGCCAGCGCGACAAGGTTCTGCGCAAGAACGAGCAGGTTCAGAGCACCTTGTAG
- a CDS encoding prepilin-type N-terminal cleavage/methylation domain-containing protein — translation MITKTWPETRARGGKGPDRCFTLVEILIVVVILGILAMIVIPYFTNSSQDALEAALASDLATAQKAIGLYTIQHNDRGPHLNAAGKLDTTNAIARLISKTDANGNISKDGTLGPYLPEWPKNPKASSSMAKTIIFGTASPAPTSGSGGWYYNTSTGQLSAIQKSVEAPKVNPRGTTPLL, via the coding sequence ATGATAACGAAGACTTGGCCGGAAACTCGCGCCCGCGGGGGCAAAGGCCCCGACCGGTGCTTCACGCTGGTCGAGATCCTGATCGTGGTGGTGATCCTGGGGATCCTGGCGATGATCGTCATTCCCTATTTCACCAACTCCAGCCAGGACGCCCTCGAGGCCGCCCTGGCTTCCGATCTGGCCACGGCACAGAAGGCCATCGGTCTCTACACGATCCAGCACAACGATCGAGGCCCGCATCTCAATGCCGCCGGCAAGCTCGACACGACCAACGCAATTGCCCGCCTGATCTCCAAAACCGACGCCAATGGCAACATCAGCAAAGACGGAACGCTGGGTCCGTATCTGCCGGAGTGGCCCAAGAACCCCAAGGCATCGAGTTCTATGGCCAAGACCATCATCTTCGGCACGGCCAGCCCCGCACCCACATCCGGCTCGGGCGGATGGTATTACAACACCAGCACCGGTCAACTCAGCGCGATTCAGAAATCCGTCGAGGCGCCCAAGGTCAATCCGCGCGGAACCACGCCGCTGTTATAG
- a CDS encoding AAA family ATPase gives MYIDFYGLKEEPFNITPDPRFLYLTDQHQEALNHLLYGVQQRKGFILLTGEVGAGKTTLCRALLNRLGEKYQTALLLNPAAMSETHLLRAIAQEFGLVGVGRDHFDLLQAINYHLIEVNCAGQDAVLIVDEAQTMSVQALEMVRLLSNLETEKQKLLQIILVGQPELAHTLARQDLRQLSQRITVRYHLGTMTRTDTAEYLRHRLNVAGLAGSSRGLHFEPSAVRAIHRFARGTPRLINALGDKALLAGYVSQTPAISRRLVRLAARELKGSVS, from the coding sequence ATGTACATAGACTTCTATGGGCTCAAAGAAGAGCCGTTCAACATCACGCCCGATCCGCGTTTTCTCTACCTGACCGACCAGCATCAGGAAGCGCTGAACCATTTGCTTTACGGCGTGCAGCAGCGCAAGGGATTCATTCTTCTGACGGGCGAGGTCGGGGCCGGCAAGACCACGCTCTGCCGCGCACTGCTGAACCGCCTGGGCGAGAAGTACCAGACCGCCCTGCTGCTCAACCCCGCGGCCATGAGCGAAACCCACCTGCTGCGGGCGATCGCGCAGGAGTTCGGGCTCGTCGGCGTCGGTCGCGACCACTTCGACCTGCTCCAGGCGATCAACTACCACCTGATCGAGGTCAACTGCGCCGGACAGGACGCGGTGTTGATCGTCGACGAGGCCCAGACGATGTCCGTCCAGGCCCTGGAGATGGTTCGGTTGCTGAGCAACCTCGAAACCGAAAAGCAGAAACTGCTGCAGATCATCCTGGTCGGTCAGCCGGAACTGGCGCACACGCTGGCGCGGCAGGACCTGCGACAGCTCTCGCAGCGCATCACCGTACGCTATCACCTGGGCACGATGACCCGCACCGATACGGCCGAATATCTGCGCCACCGCCTGAACGTGGCGGGCCTGGCGGGCAGTTCGCGCGGGCTGCACTTCGAACCCTCCGCCGTCCGGGCGATCCACCGCTTCGCCCGAGGCACGCCGCGGCTGATCAACGCCCTGGGCGATAAGGCGTTGCTGGCCGGTTACGTCAGCCAGACGCCGGCGATCAGCCGCCGGCTGGTGCGGCTGGCTGCCCGTGAGCTCAAAGGGAGCGTGTCATGA
- a CDS encoding Spy/CpxP family protein refolding chaperone: MKHVLSVVAMAFVALTASYAMAQAEADQGQDAPPPQRQPGPPLFIGPIPDQALASLDLTAEQKKQIEEIRAANKQAMQEWMKNNEAKLKETMDKVRAAEEAGQTDQLKELRDQVKALYDSRRELAVACNKKIEGVLTDQQKAKMRQTRTRGGRRTQEQQGQGRQEGQDARGGQRGAKGQRGGEAQRGGQERGDQRGPAGMMPMGPMGVANLTPEQRQKIRAIMEEAQKKIHDEVLTDEQRAAIEKMKNRLGAREGGQGRDAQVRPGGEEGGDQQAPRERSQRGRRRGPGREGGESAPAPAPNE; this comes from the coding sequence ATGAAACACGTATTGAGTGTGGTGGCAATGGCGTTTGTCGCGTTGACAGCGAGCTATGCGATGGCGCAGGCGGAGGCCGATCAGGGACAGGATGCCCCGCCGCCCCAGCGCCAGCCCGGTCCGCCGCTGTTCATCGGCCCCATCCCCGATCAGGCGCTGGCCTCGCTGGACTTGACGGCGGAGCAGAAGAAGCAGATCGAGGAGATCCGGGCCGCCAACAAACAGGCCATGCAGGAGTGGATGAAGAACAACGAGGCCAAGCTCAAAGAAACGATGGATAAGGTCCGCGCCGCTGAAGAAGCCGGTCAGACCGACCAGCTCAAGGAACTGCGAGACCAGGTCAAGGCCCTGTACGATTCTCGTCGCGAGCTCGCCGTCGCGTGCAATAAGAAGATCGAAGGCGTGCTGACCGACCAGCAGAAAGCCAAGATGCGCCAGACCCGGACCCGCGGCGGACGACGCACCCAGGAGCAACAGGGCCAGGGCAGGCAAGAAGGCCAAGACGCCCGGGGCGGCCAGCGCGGCGCCAAGGGCCAGCGCGGCGGAGAAGCTCAGCGCGGCGGTCAAGAGCGGGGGGACCAGCGAGGGCCCGCCGGCATGATGCCCATGGGACCGATGGGAGTGGCAAACCTCACCCCCGAACAGCGCCAGAAGATCCGTGCCATCATGGAAGAGGCCCAGAAGAAGATTCACGACGAAGTGCTCACCGATGAACAGCGCGCGGCGATTGAAAAGATGAAGAACCGCCTCGGCGCCCGCGAGGGCGGCCAGGGGAGAGACGCCCAGGTCCGCCCCGGCGGCGAAGAGGGCGGCGACCAGCAAGCCCCACGCGAACGATCCCAGCGCGGTCGTCGCCGAGGCCCCGGCCGTGAAGGCGGCGAATCTGCTCCGGCGCCCGCGCCGAACGAATGA
- the scpB gene encoding SMC-Scp complex subunit ScpB — MDDAPESEVPVQDGAAQDSPDDAAPSPEDTSTSPADAQGQAAVEAMLIASNAPLTAARMAAVAELPQAEVRGAIEALNDRYEQTGGAFRIEEVAGGFLIMTLPEHQGVLGRLLQVHKETQLTQPAMETLAVVAYRQPVMRADIEAIRGVACGEVLRGLLDKQLVKIVGRAEVLGRPMLYGTTRRFLEVFGLASLDDLPNVEELKSGDKPVPPQTSDEAAVQEPAEVDPGQAPPATEEPAAEAANATPADEEFFDPAAAKEADEADEDDDDWDDDEDDEDDEDDWDDDEEDDDDEEEDGEKE; from the coding sequence ATGGATGACGCCCCTGAATCTGAAGTGCCCGTGCAGGATGGAGCCGCGCAGGACTCGCCTGACGATGCTGCTCCTTCCCCCGAAGATACTTCCACCTCCCCCGCCGATGCGCAGGGGCAGGCGGCCGTCGAGGCCATGCTCATCGCCAGCAACGCTCCGCTGACTGCCGCCCGCATGGCGGCGGTGGCCGAGCTGCCCCAGGCGGAGGTCCGCGGGGCGATTGAAGCCCTCAATGATCGCTACGAACAGACGGGCGGGGCGTTTCGCATCGAAGAGGTGGCCGGCGGGTTCCTCATCATGACCTTGCCCGAACACCAGGGCGTGCTGGGGCGACTGCTGCAGGTACACAAAGAAACGCAGCTCACGCAGCCGGCGATGGAGACTCTCGCCGTGGTCGCGTACCGCCAGCCGGTCATGCGGGCCGACATCGAGGCCATCCGCGGCGTGGCGTGCGGTGAAGTGCTGCGCGGTCTGCTCGACAAGCAGCTCGTCAAAATCGTCGGGCGCGCCGAGGTGCTGGGTCGGCCGATGCTCTATGGCACGACGCGGCGATTCCTTGAAGTCTTCGGCCTGGCGAGCCTGGACGACCTGCCCAACGTCGAAGAACTCAAGAGCGGCGACAAGCCCGTCCCGCCCCAGACCTCCGACGAGGCCGCCGTGCAAGAGCCCGCTGAAGTCGATCCGGGCCAGGCCCCGCCTGCAACGGAAGAGCCCGCCGCGGAAGCGGCGAATGCAACCCCAGCCGACGAGGAATTCTTCGATCCCGCCGCTGCCAAAGAAGCGGATGAAGCTGACGAAGACGATGATGACTGGGATGACGATGAAGATGACGAAGATGACGAAGATGATTGGGATGATGATGAGGAAGATGATGACGATGAGGAGGAGGACGGGGAAAAGGAGTAG
- a CDS encoding HigA family addiction module antitoxin has translation MSTVLKPVHPGEIFQEEFLKPMGITQYRLAKDIGVQPTRVNQIIKGRLGVTADTALRLGRYFGMSPQFWLNLQSYYDLERARERLEKRIEKEVVVRVA, from the coding sequence ATGAGCACGGTTCTCAAACCCGTTCATCCCGGTGAAATCTTTCAGGAAGAGTTCCTCAAACCGATGGGGATTACGCAATATCGCCTGGCGAAGGATATCGGCGTTCAGCCTACCCGCGTGAACCAAATCATCAAAGGCCGGCTTGGGGTCACGGCCGATACGGCATTGCGGTTGGGGCGTTATTTCGGGATGTCGCCGCAGTTCTGGCTCAACCTCCAGTCCTACTACGATCTCGAACGAGCGCGCGAGCGGCTCGAAAAGCGGATTGAAAAAGAAGTGGTCGTTCGTGTGGCGTGA